A portion of the Scleropages formosus chromosome 13, fSclFor1.1, whole genome shotgun sequence genome contains these proteins:
- the LOC108923074 gene encoding phosphatidylinositol 4,5-bisphosphate 3-kinase catalytic subunit alpha isoform isoform X3 → MPPRPSSGELWGLHLMPPRILVDCCLPNGMLVSLECLREAPLISIKQQLFAEARKYPLYHLLQEESCYIFVGVTQEAEREEFYDETRRLCDLRLFHPILKVIEPLGNREEKILNREIGFAIGMPICEFELVKDPEVQDFRRNILSVCREAMEEREGGGAHSQALYVYPPNVESSPDLPQHIFCKLDKGRLIVTIWVIVSPSNAKQKYTLKIAHDCLPEQLIAEAIRKKTRSMHLSAQQLRLCVQEYQGQYILKVCGCDEYLLEKYPLSQYKYIRSCIVVGRLPHLMLVSKDSLYSQLPASGFVAPSYSRRTPQPSPCPGGGDPSPPRSLWAFNTLLRVRLLCATYVNVNIRDIDKIYVRTGIYHGGEPLCDNVNTQRVPCSNPRWNEWLSYDIYLTELPRSARLCLSICSVKGRKGAKEEHCPLAWGNVNLFDYKDTLVSGKVALSLWPVPHGLEDLLNPIGVAGSNPNKETPCVELEFSWFNQTVIFPDEQQIEEHANWVISRELGYNYCPGLSSRLACDSTVSQVDVEQLRSLCSRDPLYELSEQEKDFLWRHRHYCVNIPESLPKLLLSVKWNSRDEVSQMYCLLRDWPLMQPESALELLDCNFPDPMVREFALRCLVQGLTDDKLSQYLLQLVQVLKYEMYLDNPLARFLIKKALTNQRIGHFFFWHLKSEMHNKTVSRRFGLLLEAFCRACGMYLKHLNRQVEAMEKLVNLTDTLKQEKKDETQKMQMKFLVEHMSRPDYMEALQGFVSPLNPVHQLGNLRFAAGHANSSDHQDHGEHLAEPGTGPTNAAVRLPVHRRLRRADRGGEKLVHDHADPVQGRPKGGAAVQQQYAASLDQGQEPWRGVSFCSTSIPAGCSPAPGATPSEPEA, encoded by the exons atgcctccaCGCCCATCCTCAGGTGAGCTATGGGGTCTGCACCTCATGCCTCCACGCATCCTCGTTGACTGCTGTCTGCCCAACGGCATGCTGGTCAGCCTGGAGTGCCTGCGTGAAGCTCCTCTCATCAGCATCAAGCAGCAGCTCTTCGCTGAGGCCCGTAAATATCCTCTCTACCACCTCCTACAG GAGGAGTCGTGCTATATTTTTGTTGGAGTGACGCAGGAGGCGGAACGGGAGGAGTTCTACGATGAGACCCGGCGGCTGTGTGACCTGCGCCTCTTCCACCCTATTCTCAAAGTCATTGAACCGCTGGGGAACAGGGAAGAGAAGATCCTCAACAGGGAGATTG GATTTGCCATCGGGATGCCCATCTGCGAGTTTGAGCTCGTGAAGGACCCAGAGGTTCAGGACTTCCGCCGTAACATTCTCAGCGTGTGCAGAGAAGCCATGGAGGAAAGGGAGGGTGGTGGTGCCCACAGCCAGGCCCTCTACGTGTACCCGCCCAACGTTGAGTCCTCTCCTGACCTGCCCCAGCACATCTTCTGCAAGCTGGACAAAG GTCGCCTCATAGTGACCATCTGGGTGATCGTGTCTCCCTCCAATGCGAAGCAGAAGTACACCCTGAAGATCGCTCATGACTGCCTGCCCGAACAGCTAATTGCAGAGGCGATACGCAAGAAGACACGCAGCATGCATCTGTCTGCGCAGCAGTTGCGCCTCTGTGTGCAGGAGTACCAAGGCCAGTACATCCTCAAGGTGTGTGGCTGCGATGAGTACCTGCTGGAGAAGTACCCGCTGAGCCAGTACAAG TACATCCGGAGCTGCATCGTTGTGGGCCGGCTTCCACACCTCATGCTCGTGTCCAAGGACAGCCTGTACAGCCAGCTGCCCGCCAGCGGCTTTGTAGCCCCGTCCTACAGCCGCCGGACACCTCAGCCGAGCCCctgccctggggggggggacccgAGCCCCCCTCGCTCCCTCTGGGCCTTTAACACCCTACTGAGAGTTCGCTTACTGTGTGCCACCTACGTCAATGTCAACATCAGAGACATAGACAAG atttATGTAAGAACAGGTATCTACCATGGAGGAGAGCCACTGTGTGACAACGTTAACACCCAGAGGGTTCCCTGCTCTAACCCCAG GTGGAACGAGTGGCTCTCCTACGACATCTACCTGACAGAACTGCCTCGCTCAGCCCgtctctgtctgtccatctgctCTGTCAAGGGCCGCAAGGGAGCCAAGGAG GAGCACTGCCCGTTAGCCTGGGGGAATGTCAACCTTTTTGACTACAAGGACACCCTTGTGAGTGGCAAGGTGGCACTGAGCCTGTGGCCTGTCCCTCATGGCCTGGAGGACCTGCTCAACCCCATCGGAGTGGCTGGATCAAACCCCAACAAG GAGACACCTTGTGTGGAACTTGAGTTCTCTTGGTTCAACCAGACAGTGATATTTCCCGATGAGCAGCAGATTGAGGAGCATGCCAACTGGGTCATCTCCCGGGAGCTCGGCTACAACTACTGTCCGGGGCTG AGCAGCCGGCTGGCGTGTGACAGCACCGTGTCGCAGGTGGACGTCGAGCAACTGCGCAGCCTCTGCAGCCGAGACCCTTTGTACGAGCTATCAGAACAGGAGAAGGACTTCCTGTGGAGGCACAG ACATTACTGCGTCAACATCCCGGAGAGTCTCCCCAAACTCCTGCTCTCAGTCAAGTGGAACTCGCGAGACGAGGTGTCCCAA ATGTACTGCCTGCTGCGGGACTGGCCCCTCATGCAGCCCGAGAGTGCCCTCGAGCTGCTGGATTGCAACTTCCCCGACCCCATGGTGCGGGAGTTCGCCCTGCGCTGCCTTGTCCAGGGCCTGACGGACGACAAGCTGAGCCAGTACCTGCTGCAGCTGGTGCAG gtgCTCAAGTACGAAATGTACCTGGACAACCCTCTGGCACGATTCCTCATCAAGAAAGCCTTGACCAACCAGAGGATCGGGCACTTCTTCTTCTGGCACCTCAA GTCGGAGATGCACAACAAGACGGTGTCGCGTCGGTTCGGCCTGCTGCTGGAGGCTTTCTGCCGGGCCTGCGGGATGTACCTGAAGCACCTGAACCGGCAGGTGGAGGCCATGGAGAAGCTGGTCAACCTGACAGACACGCTTAAGCAGGAGAAGAAGGACGAGACACAGAAG ATGCAGATGAAGTTCCTCGTGGAGCACATGTCCCGCCCTGACTACATGGAGGCTCTGCAGGGGTTTGTCTCTCCCCTGAACCCCGTCCACCAGCTGGGCAACCTGAG ATTTGCGGCAGGACATGCTAACTCTTCAGATCATCAAGATCATGGAGAACATTTGGCAGAACCAGGGACTGGACCTACG AATGCTGCCGTACGGCTGCCTGTCCATCGGCGACTGCGTAGGGCTGATCGAGGTGGTGAAAAACTCGTACACGATCATGCAGATCCAGTGCAAGGGCGGCCTAAAGGGGGCGCTGCAGTTCAACAGCAATACGCTGCATCACTGGATCAAGGACAAGAACCGTGGAGAGGCGTGAGTTTCTGCTCCACGTCCATACCTGCAGGCTGCTCACCTGCCCCCGGCGCGACCCCTTCCGAGCCCGAGGCCTGA
- the LOC108923074 gene encoding phosphatidylinositol 4,5-bisphosphate 3-kinase catalytic subunit alpha isoform isoform X1, producing MPPRPSSGELWGLHLMPPRILVDCCLPNGMLVSLECLREAPLISIKQQLFAEARKYPLYHLLQEESCYIFVGVTQEAEREEFYDETRRLCDLRLFHPILKVIEPLGNREEKILNREIGFAIGMPICEFELVKDPEVQDFRRNILSVCREAMEEREGGGAHSQALYVYPPNVESSPDLPQHIFCKLDKGRLIVTIWVIVSPSNAKQKYTLKIAHDCLPEQLIAEAIRKKTRSMHLSAQQLRLCVQEYQGQYILKVCGCDEYLLEKYPLSQYKYIRSCIVVGRLPHLMLVSKDSLYSQLPASGFVAPSYSRRTPQPSPCPGGGDPSPPRSLWAFNTLLRVRLLCATYVNVNIRDIDKIYVRTGIYHGGEPLCDNVNTQRVPCSNPRWNEWLSYDIYLTELPRSARLCLSICSVKGRKGAKEEHCPLAWGNVNLFDYKDTLVSGKVALSLWPVPHGLEDLLNPIGVAGSNPNKETPCVELEFSWFNQTVIFPDEQQIEEHANWVISRELGYNYCPGLSSRLACDSTVSQVDVEQLRSLCSRDPLYELSEQEKDFLWRHRHYCVNIPESLPKLLLSVKWNSRDEVSQMYCLLRDWPLMQPESALELLDCNFPDPMVREFALRCLVQGLTDDKLSQYLLQLVQVLKYEMYLDNPLARFLIKKALTNQRIGHFFFWHLKSEMHNKTVSRRFGLLLEAFCRACGMYLKHLNRQVEAMEKLVNLTDTLKQEKKDETQKMQMKFLVEHMSRPDYMEALQGFVSPLNPVHQLGNLRLEECRIMSSAKRPLWLNWENPDIMSELLFTNNEIIFKNGDDLRQDMLTLQIIKIMENIWQNQGLDLRMLPYGCLSIGDCVGLIEVVKNSYTIMQIQCKGGLKGALQFNSNTLHHWIKDKNRGEAYDRAIDLFTRSCAGYCVATFILGIGDRHNSNIMVKENGQLFHIDFGHFLDHKKKKFGYKRERVPFVLTQDFLIVISKGVQECTKTKEFERFQEMCYKAYLAIRQHASLFINLFSLLLGCGMPELQSFDDIAYLRKTLALEKSQQEALEYFTKQMNDAHHGGWTTKMDWIFHTIRHMPNEH from the exons atgcctccaCGCCCATCCTCAGGTGAGCTATGGGGTCTGCACCTCATGCCTCCACGCATCCTCGTTGACTGCTGTCTGCCCAACGGCATGCTGGTCAGCCTGGAGTGCCTGCGTGAAGCTCCTCTCATCAGCATCAAGCAGCAGCTCTTCGCTGAGGCCCGTAAATATCCTCTCTACCACCTCCTACAG GAGGAGTCGTGCTATATTTTTGTTGGAGTGACGCAGGAGGCGGAACGGGAGGAGTTCTACGATGAGACCCGGCGGCTGTGTGACCTGCGCCTCTTCCACCCTATTCTCAAAGTCATTGAACCGCTGGGGAACAGGGAAGAGAAGATCCTCAACAGGGAGATTG GATTTGCCATCGGGATGCCCATCTGCGAGTTTGAGCTCGTGAAGGACCCAGAGGTTCAGGACTTCCGCCGTAACATTCTCAGCGTGTGCAGAGAAGCCATGGAGGAAAGGGAGGGTGGTGGTGCCCACAGCCAGGCCCTCTACGTGTACCCGCCCAACGTTGAGTCCTCTCCTGACCTGCCCCAGCACATCTTCTGCAAGCTGGACAAAG GTCGCCTCATAGTGACCATCTGGGTGATCGTGTCTCCCTCCAATGCGAAGCAGAAGTACACCCTGAAGATCGCTCATGACTGCCTGCCCGAACAGCTAATTGCAGAGGCGATACGCAAGAAGACACGCAGCATGCATCTGTCTGCGCAGCAGTTGCGCCTCTGTGTGCAGGAGTACCAAGGCCAGTACATCCTCAAGGTGTGTGGCTGCGATGAGTACCTGCTGGAGAAGTACCCGCTGAGCCAGTACAAG TACATCCGGAGCTGCATCGTTGTGGGCCGGCTTCCACACCTCATGCTCGTGTCCAAGGACAGCCTGTACAGCCAGCTGCCCGCCAGCGGCTTTGTAGCCCCGTCCTACAGCCGCCGGACACCTCAGCCGAGCCCctgccctggggggggggacccgAGCCCCCCTCGCTCCCTCTGGGCCTTTAACACCCTACTGAGAGTTCGCTTACTGTGTGCCACCTACGTCAATGTCAACATCAGAGACATAGACAAG atttATGTAAGAACAGGTATCTACCATGGAGGAGAGCCACTGTGTGACAACGTTAACACCCAGAGGGTTCCCTGCTCTAACCCCAG GTGGAACGAGTGGCTCTCCTACGACATCTACCTGACAGAACTGCCTCGCTCAGCCCgtctctgtctgtccatctgctCTGTCAAGGGCCGCAAGGGAGCCAAGGAG GAGCACTGCCCGTTAGCCTGGGGGAATGTCAACCTTTTTGACTACAAGGACACCCTTGTGAGTGGCAAGGTGGCACTGAGCCTGTGGCCTGTCCCTCATGGCCTGGAGGACCTGCTCAACCCCATCGGAGTGGCTGGATCAAACCCCAACAAG GAGACACCTTGTGTGGAACTTGAGTTCTCTTGGTTCAACCAGACAGTGATATTTCCCGATGAGCAGCAGATTGAGGAGCATGCCAACTGGGTCATCTCCCGGGAGCTCGGCTACAACTACTGTCCGGGGCTG AGCAGCCGGCTGGCGTGTGACAGCACCGTGTCGCAGGTGGACGTCGAGCAACTGCGCAGCCTCTGCAGCCGAGACCCTTTGTACGAGCTATCAGAACAGGAGAAGGACTTCCTGTGGAGGCACAG ACATTACTGCGTCAACATCCCGGAGAGTCTCCCCAAACTCCTGCTCTCAGTCAAGTGGAACTCGCGAGACGAGGTGTCCCAA ATGTACTGCCTGCTGCGGGACTGGCCCCTCATGCAGCCCGAGAGTGCCCTCGAGCTGCTGGATTGCAACTTCCCCGACCCCATGGTGCGGGAGTTCGCCCTGCGCTGCCTTGTCCAGGGCCTGACGGACGACAAGCTGAGCCAGTACCTGCTGCAGCTGGTGCAG gtgCTCAAGTACGAAATGTACCTGGACAACCCTCTGGCACGATTCCTCATCAAGAAAGCCTTGACCAACCAGAGGATCGGGCACTTCTTCTTCTGGCACCTCAA GTCGGAGATGCACAACAAGACGGTGTCGCGTCGGTTCGGCCTGCTGCTGGAGGCTTTCTGCCGGGCCTGCGGGATGTACCTGAAGCACCTGAACCGGCAGGTGGAGGCCATGGAGAAGCTGGTCAACCTGACAGACACGCTTAAGCAGGAGAAGAAGGACGAGACACAGAAG ATGCAGATGAAGTTCCTCGTGGAGCACATGTCCCGCCCTGACTACATGGAGGCTCTGCAGGGGTTTGTCTCTCCCCTGAACCCCGTCCACCAGCTGGGCAACCTGAG GCTGGAAGAGTGTCGCATTATGTCATCGGCAAAGCGTCCGCTGTGGCTGAACTGGGAAAACCCTGATATCATGAGTGAGCTGCTCTTCACCAACAATGAAATCATCTTCAAGAACGGAGACG ATTTGCGGCAGGACATGCTAACTCTTCAGATCATCAAGATCATGGAGAACATTTGGCAGAACCAGGGACTGGACCTACG AATGCTGCCGTACGGCTGCCTGTCCATCGGCGACTGCGTAGGGCTGATCGAGGTGGTGAAAAACTCGTACACGATCATGCAGATCCAGTGCAAGGGCGGCCTAAAGGGGGCGCTGCAGTTCAACAGCAATACGCTGCATCACTGGATCAAGGACAAGAACCGTGGAGAGGC GTACGACCGTGCCATCGACCTGTTCACACGCTCCTGCGCCGGCTACTGCGTGGCCACATTTATCCTGGGCATTGGGGACAGACACAACAGCAACATCATGGTGAAGGAGAACGGCCAG CTGTTCCACATTGATTTCGGGCACTTTCTCGAccacaagaagaagaagtttGGCTACAAACGGGAGCGAGTGCCCTTTGTTCTCACGCAGGACTTCCTCATCGTCATTAGTAAAGGAGTACAGGAGTGCACCAAAACGAAAGAGTTTGAAAG GTTCCAGGAAATGTGCTACAAGGCCTACCTGGCCATACGACAGCATGCCAGCCTCTTCATCAACCTGTTCTCactgctcctgggctgtggcaTGCCTGAGCTCCAGAGCTTTGATGACATTGCGTACTTGCGCAAGACGCTTGCCCTGGAGAAGAGCCAGCAGGAGGCACTGGAGTACTTCACCAAGCAGATGAACGATGCCCACCACGGCGGCTGGACCACCAAGATGGACTGGATCTTCCACACCATTCGCCACATGCCCAATGAGCACTGA
- the LOC108923074 gene encoding phosphatidylinositol 4,5-bisphosphate 3-kinase catalytic subunit alpha isoform isoform X2, with translation MPPRPSSGELWGLHLMPPRILVDCCLPNGMLVSLECLREAPLISIKQQLFAEARKYPLYHLLQEESCYIFVGVTQEAEREEFYDETRRLCDLRLFHPILKVIEPLGNREEKILNREIGFAIGMPICEFELVKDPEVQDFRRNILSVCREAMEEREGGGAHSQALYVYPPNVESSPDLPQHIFCKLDKGRLIVTIWVIVSPSNAKQKYTLKIAHDCLPEQLIAEAIRKKTRSMHLSAQQLRLCVQEYQGQYILKVCGCDEYLLEKYPLSQYKYIRSCIVVGRLPHLMLVSKDSLYSQLPASGFVAPSYSRRTPQPSPCPGGGDPSPPRSLWAFNTLLRVRLLCATYVNVNIRDIDKIYVRTGIYHGGEPLCDNVNTQRVPCSNPRWNEWLSYDIYLTELPRSARLCLSICSVKGRKGAKEEHCPLAWGNVNLFDYKDTLVSGKVALSLWPVPHGLEDLLNPIGVAGSNPNKETPCVELEFSWFNQTVIFPDEQQIEEHANWVISRELGYNYCPGLSSRLACDSTVSQVDVEQLRSLCSRDPLYELSEQEKDFLWRHRHYCVNIPESLPKLLLSVKWNSRDEVSQMYCLLRDWPLMQPESALELLDCNFPDPMVREFALRCLVQGLTDDKLSQYLLQLVQVLKYEMYLDNPLARFLIKKALTNQRIGHFFFWHLKSEMHNKTVSRRFGLLLEAFCRACGMYLKHLNRQVEAMEKLVNLTDTLKQEKKDETQKMQMKFLVEHMSRPDYMEALQGFVSPLNPVHQLGNLRFAAGHANSSDHQDHGEHLAEPGTGPTNAAVRLPVHRRLRRADRGGEKLVHDHADPVQGRPKGGAAVQQQYAASLDQGQEPWRGVRPCHRPVHTLLRRLLRGHIYPGHWGQTQQQHHGEGERPAVPH, from the exons atgcctccaCGCCCATCCTCAGGTGAGCTATGGGGTCTGCACCTCATGCCTCCACGCATCCTCGTTGACTGCTGTCTGCCCAACGGCATGCTGGTCAGCCTGGAGTGCCTGCGTGAAGCTCCTCTCATCAGCATCAAGCAGCAGCTCTTCGCTGAGGCCCGTAAATATCCTCTCTACCACCTCCTACAG GAGGAGTCGTGCTATATTTTTGTTGGAGTGACGCAGGAGGCGGAACGGGAGGAGTTCTACGATGAGACCCGGCGGCTGTGTGACCTGCGCCTCTTCCACCCTATTCTCAAAGTCATTGAACCGCTGGGGAACAGGGAAGAGAAGATCCTCAACAGGGAGATTG GATTTGCCATCGGGATGCCCATCTGCGAGTTTGAGCTCGTGAAGGACCCAGAGGTTCAGGACTTCCGCCGTAACATTCTCAGCGTGTGCAGAGAAGCCATGGAGGAAAGGGAGGGTGGTGGTGCCCACAGCCAGGCCCTCTACGTGTACCCGCCCAACGTTGAGTCCTCTCCTGACCTGCCCCAGCACATCTTCTGCAAGCTGGACAAAG GTCGCCTCATAGTGACCATCTGGGTGATCGTGTCTCCCTCCAATGCGAAGCAGAAGTACACCCTGAAGATCGCTCATGACTGCCTGCCCGAACAGCTAATTGCAGAGGCGATACGCAAGAAGACACGCAGCATGCATCTGTCTGCGCAGCAGTTGCGCCTCTGTGTGCAGGAGTACCAAGGCCAGTACATCCTCAAGGTGTGTGGCTGCGATGAGTACCTGCTGGAGAAGTACCCGCTGAGCCAGTACAAG TACATCCGGAGCTGCATCGTTGTGGGCCGGCTTCCACACCTCATGCTCGTGTCCAAGGACAGCCTGTACAGCCAGCTGCCCGCCAGCGGCTTTGTAGCCCCGTCCTACAGCCGCCGGACACCTCAGCCGAGCCCctgccctggggggggggacccgAGCCCCCCTCGCTCCCTCTGGGCCTTTAACACCCTACTGAGAGTTCGCTTACTGTGTGCCACCTACGTCAATGTCAACATCAGAGACATAGACAAG atttATGTAAGAACAGGTATCTACCATGGAGGAGAGCCACTGTGTGACAACGTTAACACCCAGAGGGTTCCCTGCTCTAACCCCAG GTGGAACGAGTGGCTCTCCTACGACATCTACCTGACAGAACTGCCTCGCTCAGCCCgtctctgtctgtccatctgctCTGTCAAGGGCCGCAAGGGAGCCAAGGAG GAGCACTGCCCGTTAGCCTGGGGGAATGTCAACCTTTTTGACTACAAGGACACCCTTGTGAGTGGCAAGGTGGCACTGAGCCTGTGGCCTGTCCCTCATGGCCTGGAGGACCTGCTCAACCCCATCGGAGTGGCTGGATCAAACCCCAACAAG GAGACACCTTGTGTGGAACTTGAGTTCTCTTGGTTCAACCAGACAGTGATATTTCCCGATGAGCAGCAGATTGAGGAGCATGCCAACTGGGTCATCTCCCGGGAGCTCGGCTACAACTACTGTCCGGGGCTG AGCAGCCGGCTGGCGTGTGACAGCACCGTGTCGCAGGTGGACGTCGAGCAACTGCGCAGCCTCTGCAGCCGAGACCCTTTGTACGAGCTATCAGAACAGGAGAAGGACTTCCTGTGGAGGCACAG ACATTACTGCGTCAACATCCCGGAGAGTCTCCCCAAACTCCTGCTCTCAGTCAAGTGGAACTCGCGAGACGAGGTGTCCCAA ATGTACTGCCTGCTGCGGGACTGGCCCCTCATGCAGCCCGAGAGTGCCCTCGAGCTGCTGGATTGCAACTTCCCCGACCCCATGGTGCGGGAGTTCGCCCTGCGCTGCCTTGTCCAGGGCCTGACGGACGACAAGCTGAGCCAGTACCTGCTGCAGCTGGTGCAG gtgCTCAAGTACGAAATGTACCTGGACAACCCTCTGGCACGATTCCTCATCAAGAAAGCCTTGACCAACCAGAGGATCGGGCACTTCTTCTTCTGGCACCTCAA GTCGGAGATGCACAACAAGACGGTGTCGCGTCGGTTCGGCCTGCTGCTGGAGGCTTTCTGCCGGGCCTGCGGGATGTACCTGAAGCACCTGAACCGGCAGGTGGAGGCCATGGAGAAGCTGGTCAACCTGACAGACACGCTTAAGCAGGAGAAGAAGGACGAGACACAGAAG ATGCAGATGAAGTTCCTCGTGGAGCACATGTCCCGCCCTGACTACATGGAGGCTCTGCAGGGGTTTGTCTCTCCCCTGAACCCCGTCCACCAGCTGGGCAACCTGAG ATTTGCGGCAGGACATGCTAACTCTTCAGATCATCAAGATCATGGAGAACATTTGGCAGAACCAGGGACTGGACCTACG AATGCTGCCGTACGGCTGCCTGTCCATCGGCGACTGCGTAGGGCTGATCGAGGTGGTGAAAAACTCGTACACGATCATGCAGATCCAGTGCAAGGGCGGCCTAAAGGGGGCGCTGCAGTTCAACAGCAATACGCTGCATCACTGGATCAAGGACAAGAACCGTGGAGAGGC GTACGACCGTGCCATCGACCTGTTCACACGCTCCTGCGCCGGCTACTGCGTGGCCACATTTATCCTGGGCATTGGGGACAGACACAACAGCAACATCATGGTGAAGGAGAACGGCCAG CTGTTCCACATTGA